The Flavobacterium piscisymbiosum genome includes a region encoding these proteins:
- a CDS encoding tRNA threonylcarbamoyladenosine dehydratase: protein MAEWTERAELLFTKEGLQNLQNSNVLVVGLGGVGSFAAEFLARAGVGNMTIVDGDVVDITNINRQLPALHSTVGQPKITIVGDRLMDINPELKLTRVQEFLSPERAFEIVSPEFDYVLDCIDSITPKLNLIIAAKRKRVKIISSMGAGGKMLAAKVKVTDISKTINCYFSKAIRKRLKAEKINKLKVVFSSEIQDEKSLKLTDGKNFKKSFYGTNSYMPGLFGLYVAETVIRHLLKKE from the coding sequence ATGGCAGAGTGGACAGAAAGAGCCGAGCTTTTATTTACAAAAGAAGGATTACAAAATTTACAAAACTCAAATGTTTTGGTAGTGGGTTTAGGCGGAGTAGGATCATTTGCAGCTGAGTTTTTGGCAAGAGCAGGAGTAGGGAACATGACAATTGTAGACGGAGATGTTGTAGATATTACAAACATCAACAGACAATTACCGGCCTTACATTCGACTGTTGGTCAGCCTAAAATTACAATCGTAGGAGATCGTTTAATGGATATTAATCCGGAATTGAAACTTACACGTGTACAGGAATTTTTATCTCCTGAAAGAGCTTTTGAGATCGTTTCTCCAGAGTTTGACTATGTATTGGATTGTATCGACAGCATTACGCCAAAATTGAACCTGATTATTGCAGCCAAACGCAAAAGAGTAAAAATCATTAGCAGTATGGGCGCTGGCGGAAAAATGCTGGCTGCTAAAGTAAAAGTGACTGATATTTCTAAAACCATTAACTGCTACTTTTCTAAAGCGATCAGAAAACGCCTGAAAGCAGAAAAAATAAACAAACTAAAAGTAGTTTTCTCTTCTGAAATTCAAGACGAAAAAAGCTTAAAATTAACCGACGGAAAAAACTTTAAAAAGTCATTCTACGGAACCAACAGTTATATGCCAGGTTTATTCGGTTTATACGTAGCTGAAACCGTGATCAGACATTTGCTTAAGAAAGAGTAG
- a CDS encoding nuclear transport factor 2 family protein yields MEQKLPLPPFTYETAIQKIQLAEDAWNSQDPERVSKAYTLDSEWRNRDQFVNGREEIVRFLTQKWQKEQNYKLKKEYWAHTENRIAVRFEYEYQNIQGEWFRAYGNENWEFDANGLMQKRFASINDLAINEEDRKLK; encoded by the coding sequence ATGGAACAAAAATTACCGTTGCCACCTTTCACATATGAAACAGCAATACAAAAAATTCAGTTAGCAGAAGATGCCTGGAACAGTCAGGATCCCGAAAGAGTTTCAAAAGCGTATACGCTAGACAGCGAATGGAGAAACAGAGATCAGTTTGTAAATGGAAGGGAAGAGATAGTACGTTTTCTAACCCAAAAATGGCAAAAAGAACAAAACTATAAACTTAAAAAAGAATATTGGGCGCATACCGAAAACCGAATAGCCGTTCGATTTGAATATGAATATCAAAATATTCAGGGAGAATGGTTTAGAGCTTACGGAAATGAAAATTGGGAATTTGATGCAAATGGTCTTATGCAAAAAAGATTTGCAAGTATAAACGATCTCGCGATTAACGAAGAAGACAGAAAGCTGAAATAA
- a CDS encoding HAD family hydrolase, with protein sequence MIKTVIFDMDGVIVDTEPVHRYAYYKQFSELDITVTEEMYTSFTGFSTRNTFQTLKGFFPTIEHEVEDLIQRKRSIFNDAFDTKEDLYLLEGVEDLIKDLYSSGIQLILASSASKVTIDRVFTRFNLHQYFTDIVSGEDFPQSKPNPAIFIHAASLSKAPKEECIIIEDSTNGVKAAKAAGIYCVGYNSHHSKLQDLSDADIIINHFNELNAQKISQLKG encoded by the coding sequence ATGATAAAAACAGTAATTTTCGATATGGATGGTGTAATTGTAGACACAGAACCCGTTCATCGTTATGCCTACTACAAACAATTTTCAGAATTAGATATTACAGTAACTGAAGAAATGTATACTTCGTTTACCGGATTTTCGACTAGAAATACGTTTCAGACTCTAAAAGGATTTTTTCCAACAATAGAGCATGAAGTCGAAGATTTAATCCAAAGAAAAAGAAGTATCTTTAATGATGCTTTTGATACCAAAGAAGATTTGTATCTTTTAGAAGGTGTAGAGGATCTTATTAAAGATTTATACTCCAGTGGAATACAATTGATTTTGGCTTCATCAGCTTCAAAAGTTACGATTGATCGCGTTTTTACCAGATTCAATCTGCACCAGTATTTTACAGATATTGTTAGCGGAGAAGATTTTCCGCAATCAAAACCAAATCCGGCTATCTTTATTCATGCGGCTTCGTTATCGAAAGCGCCGAAAGAAGAATGTATCATTATTGAAGACAGTACAAATGGTGTAAAGGCAGCAAAAGCGGCCGGAATTTATTGTGTAGGATATAACAGTCATCATTCTAAATTACAGGATTTGTCAGATGCTGATATCATTATCAACCATTTTAATGAATTAAACGCTCAAAAAATATCACAGTTAAAGGGCTGA
- a CDS encoding M56 family metallopeptidase, with translation MEAFFIFIAKSCGLLVLFYCAYYFLLRKETFFTSNRWFLLAGLITSIVLPFLVYTKEIWVDPTPMINLNVSQINVSQPIEESFEINWNYVFLVLYSIGFLIFVFKFLIDFRSLNSVLKGKKISQQADFKFIDTKENIAPFSYFDYIVYNSSMYTTVELENIIEHEKVHSEQNHTFDVLISRVFCILFWFNPVVWLYKKAITQNLEFIADKVAAQRITDRRSYQYTLLKITTHENCVAITNHFYQSLIKKRIVMLNKNQSKKRNSWKFCVVVPALVVFVLLFQIETIAHEKPQLVTVKSNTEGIDVFKITKTTTDEEFNQKVKTLKENFDITASFSDLERNSKNELIAIKVELKKGNEIARQMQVEGNNAIKAFAIIISTLENGKLTVDFKTDETAITNENIQALNNSALTGEKEIFINGEKATEAELNNLDSKEIESMDVSKKSGKATIKIITKHLTKPIKISDKEIYINGVKSNQKELSDLDQNTIESVDVNTKGNTIEITTKTVTNSNDSKTTANVVTISGQQEKPIVLINGKLTSPDFDMNDIDPNKIGNMNVLKGQKATEKYGSDGKNGVIEIITKTPTDKDGNEKRIYRGYPTIKSSTSESSTTIKSDTKGKKLIIVDGVIVTDKSMNDLNSLDIEKMQIYKGAEAIAKYGEKGKDGVIVITTRK, from the coding sequence ATGGAAGCATTTTTCATATTTATCGCAAAATCCTGTGGACTATTAGTTTTGTTTTATTGTGCGTATTATTTTTTACTGCGCAAAGAAACTTTTTTTACTAGTAACAGATGGTTTTTATTGGCTGGGCTAATTACTTCTATTGTATTGCCATTTTTGGTTTACACCAAAGAGATATGGGTTGACCCTACTCCAATGATAAATTTAAATGTTTCCCAAATCAATGTCAGTCAGCCGATAGAGGAATCTTTTGAAATAAATTGGAACTATGTATTTCTTGTCCTATATAGTATAGGTTTCCTGATTTTTGTATTCAAATTTTTAATTGATTTTAGAAGCTTAAACTCCGTTTTAAAAGGAAAAAAAATATCACAACAAGCTGACTTTAAATTTATTGATACTAAAGAAAATATTGCACCATTCTCTTATTTCGACTATATCGTTTACAATTCATCAATGTACACGACTGTAGAATTAGAGAATATCATTGAGCACGAAAAAGTGCATAGTGAGCAAAATCATACTTTCGATGTACTTATCTCAAGAGTATTCTGCATTCTTTTCTGGTTCAATCCGGTTGTGTGGCTTTATAAAAAGGCAATTACCCAAAATCTTGAATTTATTGCAGATAAGGTTGCTGCACAAAGAATAACCGATAGAAGATCATATCAATACACCCTTTTAAAAATAACAACACATGAAAATTGTGTTGCCATCACCAATCATTTTTATCAATCATTAATCAAAAAACGAATCGTTATGTTAAACAAAAATCAATCAAAAAAACGAAATTCCTGGAAGTTTTGTGTTGTTGTTCCTGCACTTGTTGTGTTTGTTCTTTTATTTCAAATTGAGACTATTGCGCATGAAAAACCTCAATTGGTAACTGTAAAAAGCAATACAGAAGGAATTGATGTTTTTAAAATCACGAAAACAACTACAGATGAGGAATTCAATCAAAAAGTAAAAACGCTGAAGGAGAATTTTGACATTACAGCTTCTTTTTCAGATTTGGAAAGAAATTCAAAAAATGAACTAATAGCAATTAAAGTCGAACTAAAAAAAGGAAATGAAATTGCCAGGCAAATGCAGGTAGAAGGAAACAATGCCATCAAAGCTTTTGCAATCATTATCTCTACACTTGAAAACGGAAAACTAACAGTAGATTTTAAAACTGATGAAACTGCGATTACCAATGAAAATATACAAGCTTTAAACAATTCGGCATTAACCGGAGAAAAAGAAATTTTTATTAATGGTGAAAAAGCGACTGAGGCAGAACTAAATAATTTAGATTCTAAAGAAATTGAGAGTATGGATGTTTCGAAAAAATCAGGCAAAGCAACCATCAAAATCATTACTAAACATCTTACGAAACCAATTAAAATTAGTGACAAAGAAATTTATATTAATGGTGTAAAATCAAACCAAAAAGAATTATCAGATCTGGATCAAAACACAATTGAGAGTGTTGATGTAAATACTAAAGGAAATACAATTGAAATTACCACAAAAACGGTAACCAATAGTAATGATTCTAAAACAACTGCTAATGTTGTAACAATTTCAGGCCAGCAAGAAAAGCCTATTGTTTTAATTAATGGTAAACTTACCAGTCCTGATTTTGACATGAATGATATTGACCCTAACAAAATAGGCAATATGAATGTTTTGAAAGGACAAAAAGCAACGGAAAAATATGGTTCAGACGGAAAAAATGGCGTGATAGAAATCATTACTAAAACCCCAACAGACAAAGACGGAAATGAAAAAAGAATTTATAGAGGATATCCAACGATTAAAAGCTCTACTAGCGAATCATCGACTACTATAAAATCAGATACTAAGGGCAAAAAATTAATAATTGTTGACGGAGTAATAGTAACAGATAAAAGCATGAATGACCTAAATTCTTTAGACATTGAAAAAATGCAAATCTATAAGGGGGCTGAAGCTATTGCAAAATATGGAGAAAAAGGAAAAGATGGTGTAATTGTTATTACTACGAGAAAATAA
- a CDS encoding DUF2911 domain-containing protein, with protein sequence MKKLLIALAIVLAPFATEAQIKTPQASPKGYIKQTVGLTDVEVTYSRPGARGRAVFGNLVPFGKLWRTGANENTIINFGDDVVIDGKTLKKGKYAIYTIPKIESWEVIFYLSTDNWGLPENWNDAYVALRTTVKEDALPTPLETFTIGINGLDPNFGYLDMAWENSHVALKFEVPTAKIATASIEKTLGGPSANDYFAAATYLFQSNGNIETARTYIDKSLDMSNEKPYFILRLKSQIQAKQGDKKGAVETAKASLAAAEAANNQDYVKLNKDSIAEWSR encoded by the coding sequence ATGAAAAAACTACTTATTGCATTGGCCATAGTTTTGGCTCCTTTTGCTACAGAGGCACAAATAAAAACTCCGCAAGCGAGTCCTAAAGGATATATTAAACAAACAGTTGGATTAACTGATGTTGAAGTTACTTATTCAAGACCAGGCGCCAGAGGCAGAGCGGTTTTTGGAAATTTAGTTCCGTTTGGTAAATTATGGCGAACCGGAGCAAACGAAAATACGATCATTAATTTTGGTGATGATGTAGTAATTGATGGTAAAACATTGAAAAAAGGAAAATATGCAATATATACCATTCCTAAAATCGAAAGCTGGGAAGTGATTTTTTACCTTTCTACAGACAACTGGGGATTACCTGAAAACTGGAACGATGCTTATGTTGCTTTAAGAACTACTGTAAAAGAAGACGCTTTACCAACTCCTCTTGAGACTTTTACAATTGGAATCAATGGTCTTGATCCTAATTTTGGATACCTTGATATGGCTTGGGAAAACTCTCATGTAGCTTTAAAATTTGAAGTTCCTACAGCTAAAATTGCTACAGCAAGTATCGAAAAAACTTTAGGCGGACCAAGTGCAAATGATTATTTTGCTGCTGCAACTTATTTGTTCCAATCAAACGGAAACATCGAAACAGCCAGAACTTATATCGATAAGTCATTAGATATGAGTAACGAAAAACCATATTTTATCTTAAGATTAAAATCACAAATCCAGGCTAAACAAGGAGATAAAAAAGGAGCGGTAGAAACTGCAAAAGCTTCTCTTGCTGCTGCTGAAGCTGCTAACAATCAGGATTACGTAAAATTAAACAAAGATAGTATCGCAGAGTGGAGCAGATAG
- a CDS encoding MDR family MFS transporter, translating to MLKTAFSHYINNFKGFSREIWILTIVTFINRAGTMVLPFLSKYLKEDLQFTYNQVGWIMVAFGLGSMLGSWLGGKLSDKIGFYKIMIFSLFTSGVSLFFIQYITTFWTLCIAMFVLMTIADMFRPAMFVSLGAYAKPENRTRALTLVRLAVNLGFAAGPALGGLIIMGIGYSGLFWIDGASCIISISIFALLVKEKKKVIHEDKAESAAAIKSVFHDKIFWVFLFVSFVTAMIFFQLFTTLPLYHNEKFGLSEFQTGLLMTLNGLLIFALEMPTVGFMERKGFPKIRIIILGSFIMSLSFFLLLINVWAGILVISMICISIGEILTFPFSNAFALSRAPKGQEGRYMALYTMSFSLAHIISSKVGFEIISRLGYQINWLFMACIGVFATLCCLWIRKALLREKVT from the coding sequence ATGCTCAAGACCGCTTTTAGTCACTACATCAATAATTTTAAAGGATTTTCAAGAGAAATTTGGATACTTACAATTGTCACTTTTATCAATCGTGCGGGAACGATGGTGCTTCCTTTTTTATCAAAATATTTAAAAGAAGATCTTCAGTTTACTTATAATCAAGTGGGATGGATTATGGTAGCCTTTGGTTTAGGATCAATGTTAGGATCCTGGCTTGGCGGAAAATTATCTGATAAAATTGGTTTTTACAAAATCATGATTTTTAGTTTATTTACGAGCGGAGTCTCACTTTTCTTTATACAATATATTACCACATTTTGGACTTTGTGCATTGCCATGTTTGTTTTAATGACCATTGCAGATATGTTTCGTCCGGCAATGTTTGTTTCGCTTGGCGCTTATGCCAAACCAGAAAACAGAACTAGAGCCTTGACTTTAGTTCGTTTAGCAGTAAATTTAGGTTTTGCCGCCGGTCCTGCGTTAGGAGGTTTGATTATTATGGGAATTGGATATTCAGGTTTGTTCTGGATTGATGGAGCTTCGTGTATTATCTCGATTTCGATTTTTGCTTTATTGGTTAAAGAAAAGAAAAAAGTGATTCATGAAGACAAAGCTGAAAGTGCAGCAGCAATAAAGTCGGTTTTTCATGATAAAATCTTTTGGGTTTTCTTGTTTGTGAGCTTTGTTACGGCTATGATATTTTTTCAGCTTTTTACGACTTTACCTTTGTATCATAATGAAAAATTTGGCCTAAGCGAATTTCAAACCGGATTATTAATGACCTTAAACGGACTTTTAATCTTTGCGCTGGAAATGCCAACAGTTGGTTTTATGGAAAGAAAAGGATTTCCTAAAATTAGGATTATCATTCTTGGATCGTTTATAATGTCACTCAGTTTCTTTTTATTATTAATAAATGTCTGGGCTGGAATTCTCGTTATTAGCATGATTTGCATTTCGATTGGCGAAATTCTAACGTTTCCGTTTTCGAATGCTTTTGCTTTAAGCAGAGCTCCAAAAGGTCAGGAAGGCCGCTATATGGCACTTTATACGATGAGTTTTAGCTTGGCACATATTATTAGCTCAAAAGTTGGTTTTGAAATTATTTCCAGATTAGGCTATCAAATCAACTGGCTTTTTATGGCTTGTATAGGAGTTTTTGCAACGCTTTGTTGTTTATGGATTAGAAAGGCTTTGCTAAGAGAAAAGGTTACTTAA
- a CDS encoding TatD family hydrolase, producing MEFFNFHTHQFTNQPNVLELVNQYPNEFDDSIPFYSIGIHPWYIKEDQIEEYLKIIEEKLQTQNCLAIGECGLDKRIEIPFEQQIIVFEKQLALAEKYKKPVVIHCVAAFQEVIAVKKKMKISVPMIIHGFSKNSQIANQLITAGFYLSFGKYLLRNPDLKPVFENIPNDRFFLETDTIEEGIQQVYNVASEYKNITIKELQGIISSNFNNVFQGKNLEHETI from the coding sequence ATGGAATTCTTTAATTTTCATACCCATCAATTTACGAATCAACCGAATGTATTGGAGTTGGTCAATCAATATCCGAATGAATTTGATGATTCAATTCCGTTTTATTCCATTGGGATTCATCCGTGGTATATTAAGGAAGATCAAATTGAGGAATATTTGAAAATTATCGAAGAAAAACTACAGACTCAAAATTGCCTGGCGATTGGCGAATGTGGTTTAGACAAACGCATTGAAATTCCGTTTGAGCAGCAAATTATAGTTTTTGAAAAACAACTGGCTTTGGCCGAAAAATATAAAAAACCGGTTGTGATACATTGCGTAGCTGCTTTTCAGGAAGTAATTGCTGTTAAAAAGAAAATGAAAATATCGGTTCCGATGATTATTCATGGTTTTTCGAAAAATAGTCAAATCGCCAATCAATTAATAACAGCAGGATTTTATCTTTCATTTGGAAAATATCTATTGAGAAATCCAGATTTAAAACCTGTTTTTGAAAATATTCCGAATGATCGCTTTTTTCTGGAAACAGATACAATCGAAGAAGGAATTCAGCAGGTTTATAATGTAGCATCAGAATATAAAAATATAACAATCAAAGAATTGCAAGGGATTATCTCAAGTAATTTTAATAATGTTTTTCAGGGCAAGAACCTGGAACATGAAACAATTTAA
- a CDS encoding MCP four helix bundle domain-containing protein has protein sequence MKDLKKYSNKTKAAFILLIVMLIILLGNFNTLQNSKNVNENINAIYNDRLVVAHYIFQYSKELHFIKAEAEKLDLSDTTKKDEIIHTLDVIHNIDDLYAKTVLTNKEKQYFDTFLISCKEINKQVASKNWNKIASLSHDALLTLESLSNIQIQEGKAKLASANAMYSKNNSIGQLQIALLIILGGITFYLLIVKKIKRSIKIPEPPSMN, from the coding sequence ATGAAGGATTTAAAAAAATATAGCAATAAAACAAAAGCTGCTTTTATTTTACTTATTGTGATGCTGATCATTTTGTTAGGGAATTTTAATACGCTTCAAAATTCCAAAAATGTAAACGAAAATATTAATGCGATTTACAACGATCGATTGGTGGTGGCGCATTATATTTTTCAATATTCTAAAGAACTTCACTTTATAAAAGCCGAAGCTGAAAAACTCGACTTAAGCGATACTACTAAAAAAGATGAAATCATTCACACGTTAGATGTGATTCATAATATTGATGATCTGTATGCTAAAACCGTTTTAACGAATAAAGAAAAACAGTATTTTGATACATTTTTGATTTCATGCAAGGAAATAAACAAACAGGTTGCAAGCAAAAATTGGAATAAAATTGCCAGTTTAAGCCATGATGCATTATTGACTTTAGAATCATTATCTAATATCCAAATTCAGGAAGGAAAAGCTAAATTGGCGAGCGCGAATGCTATGTATAGCAAAAATAACAGCATTGGGCAGCTTCAGATTGCTTTACTTATTATTTTGGGCGGCATCACTTTTTATCTTTTAATTGTAAAGAAAATCAAGCGAAGCATAAAAATTCCTGAACCACCAAGTATGAACTAA
- a CDS encoding DUF1684 domain-containing protein — MKNGIAFLILLIVNFCFGQNKFDQKEAEKFQKTINGEYADAKTSPLMAEDLKTFKTLDFYPINSKYFVNAKFEKAQNEKVFEMKTTGTRTPKYIKYGTLYFTIDGVALKLNVYRNIELSKTKEYKDHLFLPFSDLTSGKESYIGGRYIDLKIPKGNTIAVDFNQAYNPYCAYNHKYSCPLVPLENDLNVEIKAGVKTFH; from the coding sequence ATGAAAAACGGTATTGCTTTTTTAATATTACTGATTGTGAATTTCTGTTTTGGCCAAAATAAATTTGATCAAAAAGAAGCTGAAAAATTTCAGAAGACCATTAATGGCGAATATGCTGATGCTAAAACTAGTCCGTTGATGGCAGAAGATTTAAAGACTTTTAAAACTTTAGATTTTTATCCTATAAACAGTAAGTATTTTGTGAATGCTAAATTCGAAAAAGCACAAAACGAAAAAGTTTTCGAAATGAAAACCACAGGAACAAGAACGCCAAAATATATCAAGTACGGAACTTTATATTTTACTATAGACGGAGTTGCGCTTAAACTGAATGTTTATAGAAATATAGAACTTTCGAAAACCAAAGAATACAAAGATCATTTGTTTCTGCCTTTTTCAGATTTGACTTCCGGAAAAGAAAGTTATATAGGAGGAAGATATATCGATTTAAAAATTCCGAAAGGAAATACAATCGCGGTCGATTTTAATCAGGCTTATAATCCGTATTGTGCTTATAATCATAAATATTCTTGTCCGCTTGTTCCTTTAGAAAACGATTTGAATGTAGAAATAAAAGCCGGAGTTAAAACATTTCATTAA
- a CDS encoding sodium:solute symporter, translated as MQLFDWIVLIVTLLFIVGYGSWKTRGSKTVEDFILGNNETPWYTVGLSVMATQASAITFLSTPGQAYHDGMGFVQFYFGLPIAMIVICVTFIPLYHKNKVFTAYEFLEKRFDLKTRSLAAILFLVQRGLGTGLTIYAPAIILSALLGWNLTLMNIIIGVLVIIYTFSGGTKAVNVTQKQQMFVIMSGMFITFFLILHYLPNDMTFTSALHIAGANDKMNIVDFSFNPEEKYTFWSGITGGFFLALAYFGTDQSQVGRYLSGKSVRESQMGLIMNGLLKVPMQFFILLTGVMVFVFFQFNPVPLNFNPNNKIVIEKSAYKEEYHALEKKLVTLSEDKKVINLLYIDQLNQDFDNPILRKELVTLSNKEKDLRDRAKEIISRADPASETNDKDYVFFHFILNYLPKGLIGLLLAVILSAAMSSTASGLNALASTTAIDIYKRNLKTVKSEKHYLNATKFFTLFWGVVAILFACVGTLFENLIQLVNIIGSIFYGTVLGIFLVGFYLRRVKAKAMFISAVISQITIFVIYYFMIAIHPSGQEKLGYLWLNFIGAILTIILALFMQIAFFRGEKESDEVVLD; from the coding sequence ATGCAACTATTTGATTGGATCGTACTTATTGTAACGCTTTTATTTATTGTTGGTTATGGCTCCTGGAAAACCAGAGGAAGTAAAACCGTCGAGGATTTTATTCTGGGCAACAACGAAACTCCCTGGTATACCGTTGGATTATCAGTTATGGCAACTCAAGCCAGCGCTATTACTTTTTTATCCACTCCGGGACAAGCGTATCATGACGGAATGGGTTTTGTGCAATTCTATTTTGGATTGCCAATTGCCATGATCGTAATTTGTGTGACTTTTATTCCGTTATACCATAAAAATAAAGTTTTTACCGCTTATGAATTTCTGGAGAAACGATTTGACCTTAAAACACGTTCGCTTGCTGCTATATTATTTCTGGTTCAGAGAGGTTTAGGAACCGGATTAACGATTTATGCTCCTGCTATTATTTTGTCAGCGCTTTTGGGTTGGAATTTGACTTTAATGAATATTATTATTGGTGTTCTCGTTATCATTTATACATTTTCAGGCGGAACAAAAGCAGTAAACGTAACACAGAAACAGCAAATGTTCGTGATTATGTCGGGAATGTTTATTACGTTTTTCCTTATTTTGCATTACCTGCCAAACGATATGACTTTTACAAGCGCACTGCACATTGCGGGTGCCAATGATAAAATGAATATTGTTGATTTCTCTTTTAACCCTGAAGAAAAATATACTTTCTGGAGCGGAATCACCGGTGGTTTTTTTCTGGCCCTCGCCTATTTTGGAACTGACCAGTCTCAGGTTGGACGTTATTTATCCGGAAAATCAGTTCGCGAAAGCCAAATGGGATTAATCATGAATGGACTTCTTAAAGTGCCAATGCAATTTTTTATCCTGTTGACGGGAGTTATGGTTTTTGTATTTTTTCAGTTCAATCCTGTTCCGTTAAATTTTAATCCGAATAATAAAATTGTCATTGAAAAATCGGCTTATAAAGAAGAATATCATGCTTTAGAAAAAAAATTAGTCACACTTTCAGAAGATAAAAAAGTAATTAATTTATTGTACATCGACCAGTTGAATCAGGATTTTGATAATCCGATTTTACGAAAAGAACTGGTGACTTTATCCAACAAAGAAAAGGATTTACGCGATCGTGCCAAAGAAATCATTTCAAGAGCCGATCCTGCCAGTGAAACCAATGATAAAGATTATGTATTTTTCCACTTTATCCTCAATTATTTACCTAAAGGACTTATTGGTCTATTATTGGCTGTAATTCTTTCGGCGGCAATGTCTTCAACCGCTTCGGGATTAAATGCTTTGGCTTCTACAACAGCAATTGACATTTATAAACGAAATTTAAAAACCGTAAAATCTGAGAAACATTATCTAAATGCCACCAAATTTTTTACCTTATTCTGGGGAGTCGTTGCAATACTTTTTGCCTGTGTAGGAACTTTGTTCGAGAATCTAATTCAGTTGGTTAATATCATTGGTTCTATTTTCTACGGAACAGTTTTAGGAATTTTTTTAGTTGGATTTTATTTACGTCGTGTAAAAGCAAAAGCCATGTTTATTAGTGCTGTTATAAGCCAAATTACCATATTTGTAATCTATTATTTTATGATTGCGATTCATCCAAGCGGTCAGGAAAAACTAGGCTATTTATGGCTGAATTTTATTGGAGCTATTTTGACTATAATATTGGCGCTGTTTATGCAGATTGCTTTTTTTAGAGGAGAAAAAGAGTCTGATGAAGTGGTTTTGGATTAA
- a CDS encoding BlaI/MecI/CopY family transcriptional regulator — protein MQKLTNKEEEIMQILWKLKKAFVKEIQAEITEDQPHYNTLSTIVRNLEEKGFVGHNAFGNTHQYYPIVTLEAYSKKYMKTAIDNYFNSSYKNMVSFFAKEEKISAAELREILAMIETPKEEK, from the coding sequence ATGCAAAAGTTAACCAACAAGGAAGAGGAAATCATGCAAATTTTATGGAAACTTAAAAAAGCATTCGTAAAAGAAATACAAGCAGAGATTACTGAAGATCAACCACATTACAACACGCTTTCTACGATTGTGCGCAATCTTGAAGAGAAAGGTTTTGTGGGTCATAATGCATTTGGAAATACGCATCAGTATTATCCAATAGTTACTTTAGAAGCTTATAGTAAAAAGTACATGAAGACTGCAATCGACAACTATTTTAATAGTTCGTATAAAAATATGGTTTCGTTTTTTGCCAAAGAAGAAAAAATTTCGGCAGCAGAATTACGTGAAATTTTAGCTATGATCGAAACTCCAAAAGAAGAAAAATAA
- a CDS encoding TetR/AcrR family transcriptional regulator — MLPKERILDTVSVLFHKQGYNATGINQIIEEAKVAKASFYQHFKSKEDLCVAFLNERHSFWFNALENFTLAEKDTKSKVLASFNFLIDMNQKEHFRGCSFLNILSEIPSDNVKILSVIQSHKLDLRNYFKNSINDEILADHIYLLFESCIIESQLFKSNQLIEQSKKIIQTLIT; from the coding sequence ATGCTGCCAAAAGAACGAATTTTAGATACCGTTTCAGTTTTATTCCACAAACAGGGATACAATGCCACGGGTATCAATCAGATTATTGAAGAAGCAAAAGTGGCGAAAGCGAGTTTTTACCAACACTTTAAATCAAAAGAAGATTTATGTGTGGCTTTTTTGAATGAAAGACATTCTTTTTGGTTCAATGCATTAGAAAATTTCACTTTAGCAGAAAAAGATACGAAGTCAAAAGTTTTGGCTTCATTTAATTTTTTAATTGATATGAATCAGAAAGAGCATTTTAGAGGTTGTAGTTTTCTGAATATACTTTCAGAAATTCCTTCAGATAATGTGAAAATTCTCAGTGTAATTCAAAGCCATAAATTAGATCTGCGAAATTATTTTAAAAATAGTATCAATGACGAGATTCTCGCAGATCATATTTATTTACTTTTTGAAAGCTGTATTATCGAAAGTCAGTTATTCAAATCCAATCAATTGATAGAACAATCAAAAAAAATAATTCAAACCTTAATTACATAA